AGCTTAATTCATTTGTTGAAAGCTTGGAGACCTAAATTTAGTGAGTTTAATGAAGGAAAAAGGCAGGCGTGCAGAGCCATCCATTTGCGCCAGGGAAGCTTCACCACAACACGTTTCTATATTTTACTCCATCTTGCAAAAAGTGACACACTGACGCCTCACAAACACATTGGGACAGTCGTTGTACAAGCTTTTGATGGACATTTCAGATTGTCCTTTGAAAATTGAGGCATCAGAAACGGCAGTAAACAAATCCGGGGCCCTACCTCTGACGGCACGGTGTCACCCGGGGGCCTGCCTCGGGCGGCACGTTGTGACCCGGGGCCCTACCTCGGGCAGCACGTTGTGACCCATACCTTATTCAGGTGTTACTATGCTTCCAGTCCACCGGAGGGTGTCTTTTATCATGAACTCACTTTTTAAGTTGCTGCGCACAAGaacaagctttttttttgtgtctgtgtttggaaATTAAGCTGAAAAATACTTCCTGACTTTTAGGGGAATAACACTGAGCCATCGGTATGTTTACATGTCGCAGCATGTTTGATAAGGACCGGTGGAAGTTTATTTGGTTCATTTAAAAGATTTTGATTAAATGTAATATGTTTATGGTTTTCAAAATTATACATACATCTCAACAAGTTGCGGTGCCCACTATGATCAGTTAGCGGTGATTAAAATTTTATCAGTTTGTTCATTAGCAGCAAGTTCTTTTGGAGAAAATAAGTATGACGAAGCCAGTAACTGGTTAAATATTATATGCtatatttttgttgtatttgcTCATGTTCTATGGAGCCTAGATTGAAATTTTTAGTTTGTGATTATTGTAAACAACTGAGCACAAAAACAAGCTTTTTTACTGTCTGTGCAGGGAGAAGAATCGCCAGGTCACTCTTACGTTTATGGGAAGGGGAGGAAGGATCTTTAATACAGTCCAAAGTTTGTTTGGTTTCTGctttgctatttaaaaaaaacaaccttttttGAGATTTAGGCCCACAAGCAAGTCTTTAGTTTCACCTTGTTGTTTAAGTCATATTCACCTGCAGACTGTATTCACTGTCACCCACCTCTCTGTCACACTGCACTCCCCGCCGGGTCAGAACACCTGAAGCCAGACTGTCACCATGGTTACTGCCGCTGTGCCGCACCTGGGCCAGCTCCTCCCTCACCTCCCTCACCACGCCACGTGACATCACCAACATACCACAACACAGAGCAGTGCGTCACGATGGGAAGGTCTCAggcctgccctgccctgccaaCCGGAGTTATTCAGTGGGAAGCAGCACATGACCCGGGttgcataaatatttaattattagtagaaGCCCTGTgtctttattatttaaaaatatcaccCATTGCATCGCACTGTATCTTGTGGAATCGCATTCCATTGCAATAGGGGTGAATCGTAACGGATTGCAATAGTAGTTGCTTCATATGTATCTTTAATGTATCGTATTGTTAGCAATGTATCAAGATGTGTACAGCATCGCCTTGGAGATGGACATGCATATTTCTAGGAAATACCGATTCACCTAATGACATATGAGGGCTTGGAATGATGTATAgatctttaaaaatattaatacatCATAGATTCAGTTCATGAAAGTCACACATCACTACTTTTAATGTCATCACAGTTAAATCAATCCGCTGGCATAAATACACACTAAATTTGACAGGTATTGATAACTGTATCCCTCACAACAGTACAACTACGTACTATGTACTGTAGCAATGGCTAAATAGAAAATCTTGATCCTTTGAAGACGGTGCCACATCAGCAATCAATAGTGCTTACGATTCTGTACGAGGCTGTATCTGCTTGGCCCAAAAAAGGTGATCCTCACAATGAATACATTACCCAGAGTTCACTGGCATTTGCTCTTAATGGCTGATGGTGTCAGATTACAGGATCCCTATGTGGGTGCTTATTAATAATTACAGCTGTTCTGAAGACATGTGGCTACCTAGATCCGGTATCGTCTATAAGCCAATGTGACAAATTATCATGCTGATCACCGTTTTTTACTGCCAAGCCAATCAGCCAACAGCAGTGCTGGTGGCCTCCATACAAGATCATAATCCCAGCTCAACTTGTACAGTTTCCTGGCACAAGAGGAAAGTAGAACTAATGAGAATAAAGAATTTCTTTGGAGGGAATCGCTGTGGGATGCAATTCCTGACAGACCACTCCCATTTCCTGAAAAACTGTTGATTTTAATGCTACTTTCCTCCATGTTTGTACCATTTGTTTGCTTTGGGACTCAAAAAATGTCCCTCTAAACAGTTATGAAATTGAACGTATGAGTTACAATGACCTCCAACAGCACAAGTCTCTGCATTATGTTAAATTATACAAACAGTTATAGTCGTACATCCCAATAAAACACCATAGCCACCATAAATCATGGAGCAGAATCTGCAGTTCTCTGCATTGTGAAATATCCACTGTAGTGCACATGGACTGACTTCCCGCTATAAGAAACATCGGTCTTTCCCCTAGTTGACAAAACAtgatacatatttttaaaaatggaagaATCAGCCCTGAAAAACATTGACTTCAACTTCCCAAGAGCTCGTCATTACGTGCATACACTCCACAGAGGAGCCCAAAGAGCAAGAGAAGCTGGTTGCCATAGAAACGGGTCCCAACAGATACCCGGCTCTCCGTCTGGTTTACCATGGTGCTGTTCCTGCCCTCGGTGATGTTGAGCATCTCATCCCGCAGCTCCTGCTGCAGAAGTTTGGACAGGAAGCTGCTGAACCTGTTTTCGGTGGTGGAACGCCACAGATCCGTGGGTGCTGGGGCAGAGCTTGTGAAATTGAGCTCTGCTGGATCCACACACACCCCACCAACCTTGTAATAGGCTATCTCACTAAGGTCCAAGCCAGCCACAGCAGATGGGGAGGCGCAGGGAATATCCCTCACCAACTTGTAGTTGTCCATCCACTCCTTCAGCCACTCCAAGTCACAGTTACACTCCCACGGGTTGCGAAAAACATAGAGGTGACCCAGGAAGTAGATTGGCTGGAACACTGAGAATGGCAGAGTGGTCAGATTGTTACTGTTGAGGTGCAGAGAAATGAGGCTGGTCAGGTTTTCAAAGGCTTCCTCTTCAATGAAGGATAGATGGTTCCGGTCCATATAAAGCACCTCCAACTCTGCTAGATCGCCAAACCAAGTCTTGGAGACATGGGTGAGAAAGTTACCGCCCAAGTTGAGCATCTTTAAGTGCCAGAGGCCTCTGAATGAATAAAGGGGAAGGTCCGCCAGCAGATTGTCATTGAGGTAAAAGTTCTCCAGCCGCTGAAGGTCCTGGAAGGCCTTGTCATGGATGACATTGATGCGATTCTCCTGCAAGTTCAGGTATTGGAGTTTTCCAAGTCCCAGCAACGAATTGTAGGCAATGGCCTCAATCTTGTTGCGCTCCAGGTAAACATGGGTGAGATTCTCCATGCCTCTGATTGCCCCCGGTATGCGCCGGAAGTTATTCTGGTAGCAAAGCAGCTCCTGCAGCGCCGTCAGCTCCACAAAGATGCGGTCAGGCATGCTGAAGAGGTTGCAGTCTGCAAGGTCGAGGCGTCTCAGTTTTTTCAGAGCGATGAACGTACGAGTGTGCAGATAGCGGATGTGCTCGTTATGAGTCATCCTGAGCTGCAGCAG
This window of the Paramormyrops kingsleyae isolate MSU_618 chromosome 1, PKINGS_0.4, whole genome shotgun sequence genome carries:
- the nyx gene encoding nyctalopin, which codes for MFFFFVQASFLLLPPAPAPWGCTRSCPASCTCIQEGSCTVLCDRAGLLDLPKEFPCEATSINLDKNGLKFLAEQAFGTLPSLSSLSLDHNNISFITPGAFKGLPNLLQLRMTHNEHIRYLHTRTFIALKKLRRLDLADCNLFSMPDRIFVELTALQELLCYQNNFRRIPGAIRGMENLTHVYLERNKIEAIAYNSLLGLGKLQYLNLQENRINVIHDKAFQDLQRLENFYLNDNLLADLPLYSFRGLWHLKMLNLGGNFLTHVSKTWFGDLAELEVLYMDRNHLSFIEEEAFENLTSLISLHLNSNNLTTLPFSVFQPIYFLGHLYVFRNPWECNCDLEWLKEWMDNYKLVRDIPCASPSAVAGLDLSEIAYYKVGGVCVDPAELNFTSSAPAPTDLWRSTTENRFSSFLSKLLQQELRDEMLNITEGRNSTMVNQTESRVSVGTRFYGNQLLLLFGLLCGVYARNDELLGS